A single window of Aspergillus flavus chromosome 4, complete sequence DNA harbors:
- a CDS encoding putative MFS sugar transporter (putative transporter) yields MQPYFGLRGALLNRAIIWLVVCPAFVCYGYNQGVTGGLLTLESFARQFPQMNTLTTKGAEQHYNSTIQGTVVALYTVGGIFGSLSCIYLGDLLGRRRVIFITSAISLIGAVLMATSFELAQFIVARLVLGVGTGGYVATVPVWQAEISQAKKRGAHVVTDGIFIGAGIAISLWIDFGFYFVKGNSVSWRFPLAFQVVLSVIVMLFITVFPESPRWLVKRGRVEEAREILAALADQDPHSEDINMALADIERSLALSGSGSWKDMLTMGEQRLFHRTVLAATGQMFQQMCGINLITFYATTIFEQYLGLSPIQSRILAASMTLTQPLGGFLAFFTIDRLGRRPLMLWSAVGMSASMAILGGTTSVTDNTGTLVAAVVFLFVFEFIFTVGYSGLTFLYATEVAPLQLRAAISAVSTAAVWTFNFLLAEVTPVGFNTISYKYYIIFAVLNAAIVPVVYFFFPETNGRTLEEIDEIFLRSKTIFDPPRLARTLPKMHLAEDVEIEGGNESGGSVAKGKM; encoded by the exons ATGCAGCCTTACTTTGGTTTGCGCGGTGCGCTTCTAAATCGAGCCATCATCTGGCTCGTCGTATGCCCAGCATTCGTCTGTTATGGTTACAACCAGGGTGTCACCGGTGGGCTGTTGACCCTGGAATCGTTCGCCAGACAGTTTCCCCAGATGAACACCCTGACCACTAAGGGTGCCGAGCAGCATTATAACTCCACTATTCAAG GAACGGTGGTCGCATTGTATACCGTGGGAGGTATCTTCGGATCCCTGTCATGCATCTACCTGGGTGACCTGCTTGGGCGCCGGCGCGTCATCTTCATTACCTCGGCCATTTCCCTCATCGGAGCAGTTCTAATGGCGACCTCATTCGAACTGGCCCAATTCATTGTCGCCCGCCTGGTGCTGGGCGTAGGCACCGGTGGCTATGTGGCGACTGTACCTGTGTGGCAGGCCGAGATTTCCCAGGCTAAGAAGCGTGGCGCCCACGTCGTAACGGACGGCATTTTCATCGGTGCAGGCATCGCGATCTCCTTATGGATAGACTTCGGCTTTTACTTCGTCAAGGGCAACTCGGTCTCATGGCGATTCCCACTTGCTTTCCAGGTTGTTCTGTCGGTAATTGTCATGCTATTCATCACAGTGTTCCCCGAATCCCCCCGATGGCTTGTCAAGAGAGGCCGAGTGGAGGAAGCACGCGAAATTCTGGCTGCGTTAGCCGACCAGGACCCCCATTCGGAGGATATCAACATGGCTCTCGCCGATATTGAACGATCCCTGGCCCTCTCTGGCTCCGGATCTTGGAAGGACATGTTGACGATGGGCGAGCAGCGGTTGTTCCATCGGACGGTTCTTGCGGCTACTGGACAGATGTTCCAGCAGATGTGCGGAATCAACCTCATCACCTTCTACGCCACCACCATCTTCGAACAGTACCTCGGACTCAGCCCAATACAATCTCGGATCCTTGCGGCATCCATGACTCTCACCCAGCCTCTTGGCGGattcttggctttcttcacCATCGACCGGCTGGGCCGGCGTCCGCTGATGCTGTGGAGTGCGGTCGGCATGTCGGCATCTATGGCGATATTGGGCGGTACCACGTCGGTGACGGACAACACAGGTACACTGGTAGCGGCTGTGGTGTTCCTGTTCGTCTTCGAGTTTATCTTCACTGTGGGTTACTCCGGGTTGACCTTCCTGTATGCCACCGAGGTGGCTCCGTTGCAGCTGCGGGCGGCCATCAGCGCAGTCTCAACCGCCGCCGTGTGGACTTTCAACTTCCTTCTGGCGGAAGTGACACCAGTCGGCTTCAATACCATCTCTTACAAGTACTATATCATTTTCGCCGTGTTGAACGCGGCCATTGTACCGGTTGTATACTTTTTCTTCCCGGAGACCAACGGACGGACTCTGGAAGAAATCGACGAGATATTCCTGCGGTCCAAGACCATTTTCGACCCGCCCCGCCTGGCGCGGACGCTGCCCAAAATGCATCTCGCCGAAGATGTCGAAATCGAGGGAGGGAATGAATCAGGGGGTAGTGTTGCGAAGGGCAAGATGTAA